A genomic stretch from bacterium includes:
- a CDS encoding DUF6364 family protein encodes MPYAILCAYLCDNRTSYNTISSRQWQFFENHSRSSPCSKKLDREIIQQVKKYAQRKNMSLSKMVEKYLKSLTIRSAFFSLHSSRKIL; translated from the coding sequence ATGCCGTATGCTATACTCTGTGCATATTTATGCGATAACAGAACGAGTTATAATACCATATCTTCCCGGCAGTGGCAATTCTTTGAAAACCACAGCAGATCTTCCCCATGTTCCAAGAAACTTGATAGAGAGATTATTCAACAAGTGAAAAAATATGCTCAAAGGAAAAATATGAGCTTATCAAAGATGGTAGAGAAATATCTTAAATCGCTAACCATAAGAAGTGCATTTTTCTCTTTACATTCCTCCCGTAAGATTTTATAG